From Virgibacillus natechei, the proteins below share one genomic window:
- a CDS encoding YczI family protein produces the protein MLKTLKIVFALITLVLAGYGLTTGNSIVVLPYMMLFMGALLLVMGISEIKNERKQIGFMSIIVSLFVFYVSIQGFLLNYTS, from the coding sequence GTCTTTGCACTCATAACTTTAGTTTTAGCAGGGTATGGCCTGACAACTGGAAATTCCATAGTAGTATTACCATATATGATGCTTTTTATGGGAGCACTGCTATTGGTTATGGGTATATCCGAAATCAAAAACGAACGGAAGCAAATAGGCTTTATGAGTATTATTGTTTCCTTATTTGTTTTTTATGTTTCCATACAAGGATTCCTATTAAATTATACTAGCTAA